In Alligator mississippiensis isolate rAllMis1 chromosome 10, rAllMis1, whole genome shotgun sequence, one DNA window encodes the following:
- the CABP1 gene encoding calcium-binding protein 1 isoform X4, with the protein MVLAQNCAVMHNLLGPACIFLRKGFAENRQPDRELRPEEIEELREAFKEFDKDKDGFINCRDLGNCMRTMGYMPTEMELIELSQQINMNQGGHVDFEDFVELMGPKLLAETADMIGVKELRDAFREFDTNGDGEISTSELREAMKKLLGQQVGHRDIEEIIRDVDLNGDGHVDFEEFVRMMSR; encoded by the exons ATGGTGCTAGCCCAGAACTGCGCTGTCATGCACAACCTGCTGGGGCCCGCATGCATCTTCCTGAGGAAGGGCTTCGCAGAAAACAGGCAGCCT GACAGAGAACTGCGACCAGAAGAAATTGAAG AACTACGAGAAGCCTTCAAGGAGTTTGATAAAGACAAGGATGGGTTTATTAACTGCAGGGACCTGGGGAACTGCATGCGCACCATGGGCTACATGCCTACTGAGATGGAGCTCATAGAGCTTTCCCAGCAGATCAATATGAACC AGGGTGGCCATGTGGATTTTGAAGACTTTGTGGAGCTCATGGGACCAAAGCTTCTGGCAGAAACTGCAGATATGATTGGTGTGAAGGAACTACGTGATGCCTTCAGAGAG TTTGACACCAACGGTGATGGAGAGATCAGCACTAGTGAGCTTCGGGAGGCCATGAAAAAGCTGTTGGGGCAGCAGGTGGGCCATCGGGATATTGAGGAGATCATCCGGGATGTGGACCTGAATGGAGATGGGCATGTTGATTTTGAAG AGTTTGTTCGGATGATGTCCCGTTGA
- the CABP1 gene encoding calcium-binding protein 1 isoform X2, whose product MGNCVKSPLRNLSKKIRHEEKTCYKAVQTSEEGPSACEYQGPLMVLAQNCAVMHNLLGPACIFLRKGFAENRQPDRELRPEEIEELREAFKEFDKDKDGFINCRDLGNCMRTMGYMPTEMELIELSQQINMNQGGHVDFEDFVELMGPKLLAETADMIGVKELRDAFREFDTNGDGEISTSELREAMKKLLGQQVGHRDIEEIIRDVDLNGDGHVDFEEFVRMMSR is encoded by the exons ATGGGCAACTGTGTGAAGTCTCCACTGAGAAACCTCTCAAAAAAG ATCCGGCATGAGGAGAAGACGTGCTATAAAGCTGTCCAGACGAGCGAGGAGGGGCCGTCGGCCTGCGAGTACCAGGGTCCACTCATGGTGCTAGCCCAGAACTGCGCTGTCATGCACAACCTGCTGGGGCCCGCATGCATCTTCCTGAGGAAGGGCTTCGCAGAAAACAGGCAGCCT GACAGAGAACTGCGACCAGAAGAAATTGAAG AACTACGAGAAGCCTTCAAGGAGTTTGATAAAGACAAGGATGGGTTTATTAACTGCAGGGACCTGGGGAACTGCATGCGCACCATGGGCTACATGCCTACTGAGATGGAGCTCATAGAGCTTTCCCAGCAGATCAATATGAACC AGGGTGGCCATGTGGATTTTGAAGACTTTGTGGAGCTCATGGGACCAAAGCTTCTGGCAGAAACTGCAGATATGATTGGTGTGAAGGAACTACGTGATGCCTTCAGAGAG TTTGACACCAACGGTGATGGAGAGATCAGCACTAGTGAGCTTCGGGAGGCCATGAAAAAGCTGTTGGGGCAGCAGGTGGGCCATCGGGATATTGAGGAGATCATCCGGGATGTGGACCTGAATGGAGATGGGCATGTTGATTTTGAAG AGTTTGTTCGGATGATGTCCCGTTGA
- the CABP1 gene encoding calcium-binding protein 1 isoform X3, with protein sequence MGNCVKSPLRNLSKKDRELRPEEIEELREAFKEFDKDKDGFINCRDLGNCMRTMGYMPTEMELIELSQQINMNQGGHVDFEDFVELMGPKLLAETADMIGVKELRDAFREFDTNGDGEISTSELREAMKKLLGQQVGHRDIEEIIRDVDLNGDGHVDFEEFVRMMSR encoded by the exons ATGGGCAACTGTGTGAAGTCTCCACTGAGAAACCTCTCAAAAAAG GACAGAGAACTGCGACCAGAAGAAATTGAAG AACTACGAGAAGCCTTCAAGGAGTTTGATAAAGACAAGGATGGGTTTATTAACTGCAGGGACCTGGGGAACTGCATGCGCACCATGGGCTACATGCCTACTGAGATGGAGCTCATAGAGCTTTCCCAGCAGATCAATATGAACC AGGGTGGCCATGTGGATTTTGAAGACTTTGTGGAGCTCATGGGACCAAAGCTTCTGGCAGAAACTGCAGATATGATTGGTGTGAAGGAACTACGTGATGCCTTCAGAGAG TTTGACACCAACGGTGATGGAGAGATCAGCACTAGTGAGCTTCGGGAGGCCATGAAAAAGCTGTTGGGGCAGCAGGTGGGCCATCGGGATATTGAGGAGATCATCCGGGATGTGGACCTGAATGGAGATGGGCATGTTGATTTTGAAG AGTTTGTTCGGATGATGTCCCGTTGA